The following coding sequences are from one Thermostaphylospora chromogena window:
- the nuoH gene encoding NADH-quinone oxidoreductase subunit NuoH: protein MSPVLLVAAPEGPTLADFGKDPLWITIIKAVFIFVFLMLGVVFGVWMERKVIARMQHRYGPNRAGKFGLLQSVADGLKMGLKEDLIPRTVDKVLYMLAPIILAVPAFLAFSIIPFGPTVSMFGVETPLQLTDLPVAVLFVLAMASIGVYGIVLAGWSSRSPYAILGGLRSSAQVVSYEIAMGLSFVAVFLFAGTLSTSEIVAAQAHGSSFEIGGITIHLPSWYAILLLPSFLIYVITMFGETNRIPFDLPEGEGELVGGFQTEYSSSLKFALIMLAEYVNVFTVSALSITLFLGGWRAPWPISLWEGANVGWWPMLWFFIKLVLVFACFIWVRASLPRIRYDQLMAFGWKVLIPLNLGWILLVAAVRATRVVTDEQRGIVFTLAAIILAGALAIWFRFDTVLQRRREEKAAQIEADYERFREEPEAGGFPVPPLDLPHYHGAGRKEVPSGSN, encoded by the coding sequence ATGAGTCCTGTGCTGCTGGTTGCCGCGCCGGAGGGGCCGACCCTGGCCGACTTCGGCAAGGACCCGCTGTGGATCACCATCATCAAGGCGGTGTTCATCTTCGTCTTCCTCATGCTGGGCGTGGTGTTCGGCGTGTGGATGGAGCGCAAGGTGATCGCGCGGATGCAGCACCGCTACGGCCCCAACCGGGCCGGTAAGTTCGGTCTGCTGCAGTCGGTGGCCGACGGCTTGAAGATGGGCCTGAAGGAGGACCTGATCCCGCGCACGGTGGACAAGGTCCTCTACATGCTGGCCCCGATCATCCTGGCGGTCCCGGCGTTCCTGGCCTTCTCCATCATCCCGTTCGGGCCGACGGTCTCCATGTTCGGCGTGGAGACGCCGCTGCAGCTCACCGACCTGCCGGTCGCCGTGCTGTTCGTGCTGGCCATGGCGTCGATCGGCGTGTACGGCATCGTGCTCGCCGGGTGGTCGTCCCGCTCGCCGTACGCGATCCTCGGCGGTCTGCGTTCCAGCGCGCAGGTGGTCTCCTACGAGATCGCGATGGGCCTGTCGTTCGTCGCCGTGTTCCTGTTCGCCGGCACGCTGTCCACCTCCGAGATCGTGGCCGCCCAGGCGCACGGCTCCAGCTTCGAGATCGGCGGGATCACCATCCACCTGCCCTCGTGGTACGCGATCCTGCTGCTGCCGTCGTTCCTGATCTACGTGATCACGATGTTCGGCGAGACCAACCGCATCCCCTTCGACCTGCCCGAGGGCGAAGGGGAGCTGGTCGGCGGCTTCCAGACCGAGTACTCGTCCTCCCTGAAGTTCGCCCTGATCATGTTGGCCGAGTACGTCAACGTGTTCACGGTCTCCGCGCTGTCGATCACGTTGTTCCTCGGCGGCTGGCGCGCGCCGTGGCCGATCTCCCTGTGGGAGGGCGCGAACGTCGGCTGGTGGCCGATGCTGTGGTTCTTCATCAAGCTGGTCCTGGTCTTCGCCTGCTTCATCTGGGTCAGGGCCTCGCTGCCGCGTATCCGCTACGACCAGCTCATGGCCTTCGGGTGGAAGGTCCTGATCCCGCTGAACCTCGGCTGGATCCTGCTGGTCGCCGCGGTCCGGGCCACCCGCGTGGTGACCGACGAGCAGCGCGGTATCGTCTTCACCCTCGCGGCGATCATCCTCGCCGGTGCTCTGGCGATCTGGTTCCGCTTCGACACCGTGCTCCAGCGCCGCCGCGAGGAGAAGGCCGCGCAGATCGAGGCCGACTACGAGCGGTTCCGAGAGGAACCCGAAGCGGGTGGCTTCCCGGTGCCGCCGCTGGACTTGCCGCACTACCACGGTGCGGGGCGCAAGGAGGTTCCCAGTGGGAGCAACTGA
- the nuoI gene encoding NADH-quinone oxidoreductase subunit NuoI: protein MGATDWLNPVKGFGVVFHHMFKKPATVQYPEEKRPTAPRFHGRHQLNRWPDGLEKCVGCELCAWACPADAIYVEAADNTETERYSPGERYGRTYQINYLRCILCGLCIEACPTRALTMTNEFELSDSSRESLIYTKEMLLAPLAPGMEAPPHPMRLGETEEDYYRLGRDNG, encoded by the coding sequence GTGGGAGCAACTGATTGGCTCAACCCCGTCAAGGGCTTCGGGGTGGTCTTCCACCACATGTTCAAGAAGCCCGCGACGGTTCAGTATCCCGAGGAGAAGCGGCCCACCGCGCCCCGGTTCCACGGCCGCCACCAGCTCAACCGGTGGCCCGACGGGCTGGAGAAGTGCGTCGGCTGCGAGCTGTGCGCGTGGGCGTGTCCGGCGGACGCGATCTACGTCGAGGCCGCGGACAACACCGAGACCGAGCGGTACTCCCCGGGTGAGCGGTACGGCCGCACGTACCAGATCAACTATCTGCGGTGCATCCTGTGCGGCCTGTGCATCGAGGCGTGTCCGACCCGGGCGCTGACCATGACGAACGAGTTCGAGCTGTCCGACTCCAGCAGGGAGAGTCTCATCTACACCAAGGAGATGCTGCTGGCGCCGCTCGCACCCGGCATGGAAGCGCCGCCGCACCCGATGCGCCTCGGAGAGACCGAAGAGGACTACTACCGTCTTGGACGCGACAATGGGTGA
- a CDS encoding NADH-quinone oxidoreductase subunit J, whose translation MGETITFWVLAVVSVSAALGLVFSRRAVYCALMLGVVMISLAVLYAIQDAPFLAAVQIIVYTGAVMMLFLFVLMLVGVDSRDSLVETIRGQRFWAAVAGLGFAVLLALAIGQAVIADPVGLGEATQAAGGNVPALARLIFTRHVFAFEVASALLITAALGAMVLAHRERTREKPTQKDISRARFISGRPTPLPGPGVYARNNASDMPALLPDGTVSELSVNRVVARHDVTEGRLPEDPRLAEAIRQAVEEEKK comes from the coding sequence ATGGGTGAGACCATCACGTTCTGGGTGCTCGCGGTCGTCTCGGTGTCCGCCGCGCTCGGACTCGTCTTCAGCCGTAGGGCGGTCTACTGCGCGCTCATGCTCGGCGTGGTCATGATCTCCCTGGCGGTGCTGTACGCGATCCAGGACGCGCCCTTCCTGGCGGCGGTGCAGATCATCGTCTACACCGGCGCCGTCATGATGCTGTTCTTGTTCGTGCTGATGCTGGTCGGCGTGGACTCCCGCGACTCGCTGGTGGAGACGATCCGGGGGCAGCGTTTCTGGGCGGCGGTGGCCGGGCTCGGCTTCGCCGTGCTGCTGGCTCTGGCCATCGGCCAGGCGGTGATCGCCGATCCGGTCGGGCTCGGCGAGGCCACGCAGGCGGCCGGCGGCAACGTTCCCGCGCTGGCGCGGCTCATCTTCACCCGGCACGTCTTCGCGTTCGAGGTCGCCTCGGCTCTGCTGATCACGGCCGCGCTCGGCGCGATGGTGCTGGCGCACCGCGAGCGCACCCGTGAGAAGCCCACGCAGAAGGACATCTCCCGGGCCCGGTTCATCAGCGGGCGTCCGACACCGCTGCCCGGTCCTGGCGTCTACGCCAGGAACAACGCCAGCGACATGCCGGCCCTTCTGCCCGACGGTACGGTGTCGGAGCTGTCGGTGAACCGGGTCGTCGCCCGGCACGACGTGACCGAGGGCCGGCTGCCCGAGGATCCCAGGCTCGCCGAGGCCATCAGGCAAGCGGTCGAGGAGGAGAAGAAGTGA
- the nuoK gene encoding NADH-quinone oxidoreductase subunit NuoK, whose protein sequence is MTTHYLVLSALLFSIGAIGVLVRRNAIVIFMCVELMLNACNLAFVAFARQHGNLDGQLIAFFVMVVAAAEVVVGLAIIITIFRTRRSTSVDDANLLKN, encoded by the coding sequence GTGACCACGCATTACCTGGTGCTCTCGGCGCTGCTGTTCTCCATCGGCGCCATCGGCGTTCTCGTGCGGCGCAACGCGATCGTGATCTTCATGTGCGTGGAGCTGATGCTCAACGCCTGCAACCTCGCGTTCGTCGCCTTCGCCCGCCAGCACGGCAACCTGGACGGCCAGCTCATCGCGTTCTTCGTGATGGTGGTGGCCGCAGCCGAGGTCGTGGTCGGCCTGGCCATCATCATCACGATCTTCCGGACGCGCAGGTCGACGTCCGTGGATGACGCCAACCTGTTGAAGAACTAA
- the nuoL gene encoding NADH-quinone oxidoreductase subunit L, whose protein sequence is MIALPLLGAAILLLGGRRTDRWGHLLGVVMSLASFVLAVLAFTQLLGLPAEQRRMRVGLYEFIPGMVDMGLLVDQLSISFALLITGVGSLIHIYSIGYMAHDPGRRRFFGYLNLFVAAMLLLVLADNYIGLFIGWEGVGLASYLLIGFWQYKPSAATAAQKAFIVNRVGDFGLLLAIFMIWTHLGSFAFADVFAKATGADAPSQGVLTAIGLLLLLGACGKSAQLPLQSWLLDAMEGPTPVSALIHAATMVTAGVYLVVRSGVAFFPVGSTAALVVTIVGVATLLAGAIIGTAKDDIKKGLAGSTMSQIGYMMLGAGLGPVGYTFAIAHLITHGFFKANLFLGAGSIMHAMNDEVDMRRYGGLRKVLPITFATFFIGYLAIIGFPLLSGYFTKDGIIETAMEHSPILGWLAVLGAGITGFYMSRMVFMTFFGERRWDDGVKPHESPQVMTWPLIILSIGSVFLGGYLVLNNTFMRWLAPAVGGPAPEEMPAFHFVSVPGLSTLALVAVGAAIAWMKYGRAEVPVVAPRGSFLTNLARRDLYGDAINESLLMRPGQWLTRLAVFFDNRGVDGVVNGLAAAVGGTSGRLRRLQNGFARSYALSILFGAAVVAGALLLVGNI, encoded by the coding sequence ATGATCGCGCTCCCATTGCTGGGGGCCGCGATCCTGCTGCTGGGCGGGCGCCGTACCGACCGCTGGGGCCACCTCCTCGGCGTGGTCATGTCGCTGGCCTCCTTCGTGCTGGCGGTCCTCGCCTTCACCCAGCTGCTCGGGCTGCCCGCTGAGCAGCGGCGGATGAGAGTCGGGCTGTACGAGTTCATCCCCGGCATGGTCGACATGGGGCTGCTGGTCGACCAGCTGTCGATCTCCTTCGCCCTGCTGATCACCGGTGTCGGCTCGCTGATCCACATCTACTCGATCGGCTACATGGCGCACGACCCGGGGCGGCGCAGGTTCTTCGGATACCTGAACCTGTTCGTCGCCGCGATGCTGCTGCTCGTGCTGGCCGACAACTACATCGGGCTGTTCATCGGCTGGGAGGGCGTCGGCCTCGCGTCCTACCTGCTCATCGGCTTCTGGCAGTACAAGCCGTCCGCGGCGACCGCCGCGCAGAAGGCGTTCATCGTCAACCGCGTCGGTGACTTCGGCCTCCTGCTGGCCATCTTCATGATCTGGACCCACCTGGGCTCCTTCGCCTTCGCCGACGTCTTCGCCAAGGCCACCGGTGCGGACGCGCCCTCGCAGGGCGTCCTCACCGCGATCGGCCTGCTCCTTCTGCTCGGCGCGTGCGGTAAGTCGGCCCAGCTGCCCCTGCAGTCCTGGCTGTTGGACGCGATGGAGGGCCCGACCCCCGTCTCCGCGCTCATCCACGCGGCCACGATGGTCACCGCCGGCGTCTACCTGGTGGTCCGGTCCGGCGTGGCGTTCTTCCCCGTGGGGTCCACCGCCGCGCTCGTCGTCACCATCGTCGGTGTCGCCACCCTGCTCGCCGGTGCGATCATCGGTACCGCCAAGGACGACATCAAGAAGGGCCTGGCCGGCTCGACCATGTCGCAGATCGGCTACATGATGCTCGGCGCGGGCCTGGGCCCGGTGGGGTACACGTTCGCGATCGCCCACCTGATCACGCACGGCTTCTTCAAGGCCAACCTGTTCCTCGGCGCCGGGTCGATCATGCACGCCATGAACGACGAGGTGGACATGCGCCGCTACGGCGGGCTGCGCAAGGTGCTCCCGATCACCTTCGCCACCTTCTTCATCGGCTACCTGGCGATCATCGGTTTCCCGCTGCTGTCCGGTTACTTCACCAAGGACGGCATCATCGAGACCGCGATGGAGCACAGCCCGATCCTCGGTTGGCTGGCCGTGCTCGGCGCGGGCATCACCGGCTTCTACATGTCGCGGATGGTCTTCATGACCTTCTTCGGCGAGCGGCGCTGGGACGACGGCGTCAAGCCGCACGAATCGCCGCAGGTGATGACCTGGCCGCTGATCATCCTGTCGATCGGCTCCGTCTTCCTCGGCGGCTACCTGGTGCTGAACAACACGTTCATGCGCTGGCTCGCTCCGGCCGTGGGCGGCCCCGCGCCGGAGGAGATGCCCGCCTTCCACTTCGTCAGCGTCCCCGGGCTGAGCACGCTGGCGCTGGTCGCCGTGGGCGCCGCGATCGCGTGGATGAAGTACGGCAGGGCCGAGGTGCCCGTCGTGGCCCCGCGCGGTTCGTTCCTCACCAACCTCGCCCGGCGTGACCTGTACGGCGACGCCATCAACGAGTCGCTGCTCATGCGTCCCGGCCAGTGGCTGACCCGCCTGGCGGTGTTCTTCGACAACCGCGGTGTGGACGGCGTGGTCAACGGCCTCGCCGCGGCGGTCGGCGGAACCTCTGGACGACTGCGTCGCCTGCAGAACGGCTTCGCCAGAAGCTACGCGTTGTCCATCCTCTTCGGCGCTGCCGTGGTGGCCGGCGCTCTGCTCCTCGTAGGGAACATCTGA
- a CDS encoding NADH-quinone oxidoreductase subunit M, with the protein MPWLTTLMAVPVLGAIGVALLPKGSDRAVKQLALLVSLVVLALTLAMTFMFWRGSVPLTDGRWAFEETYSWIPSFGVHYAVAVDGVALVLIALSAVLVPIVILASWHDADGTGADNPPKRSVKTYFSLLLVLEAMMIGVFAATDVFLFYVFFEAMLIPMYFMIGSYGGAQRSYAAVKFLLYSLFGGLLMLVAVIALYGVGNGSFLFTDLLKAQIDPTTQKWLFLGFFIAFAIKAPLWPFHTWLPDAAAQAPAGAAVLLVGVLDKVGTYGMLRLCLELFPDASKFFTPLVLVLAVVGIVYGAIVAIGQTDMKRLIAYTSVSHFGFIALGVFAMTQTSAAGATLYMVNHGFSTGALFLIAGFLIYRRGSAYIADYGGVQKVAPVLAGAFLIAGLSALSLPGLSPFVSELMVLVGTFSSNAVEGVNYIVPAVIATTGVILAAIYVLWMYKRVAGGPATEAVSGMKDLNIRERLVIAPLIALLIGFGLFPKPLLDVINPAVGTTLANVSVNESGPGTPVAEQEGTGE; encoded by the coding sequence ATGCCCTGGCTTACGACACTGATGGCCGTGCCCGTACTGGGCGCGATCGGCGTGGCGCTCCTGCCCAAGGGGAGCGACCGAGCCGTCAAGCAGCTAGCGTTGCTGGTCTCTCTCGTCGTGCTGGCGCTGACGCTGGCGATGACGTTCATGTTCTGGCGGGGCAGCGTCCCGCTGACCGACGGACGCTGGGCGTTCGAGGAGACCTACTCGTGGATCCCCAGCTTCGGCGTGCACTACGCCGTGGCCGTGGACGGCGTCGCGCTGGTGTTGATCGCGCTCTCGGCGGTGCTGGTGCCGATCGTGATCCTGGCCTCCTGGCACGACGCCGACGGCACCGGCGCGGACAACCCGCCGAAGCGGTCGGTGAAGACCTACTTCTCGCTGCTGCTCGTCCTCGAAGCGATGATGATCGGCGTCTTCGCGGCGACCGACGTCTTCCTGTTCTACGTCTTCTTCGAGGCGATGCTGATCCCGATGTACTTCATGATCGGGTCCTACGGCGGGGCGCAGCGGTCCTACGCGGCGGTCAAGTTCCTGCTCTACTCGCTTTTCGGCGGCCTGCTGATGCTGGTCGCGGTGATCGCGCTGTACGGGGTGGGTAACGGTTCGTTCCTGTTCACCGACCTCCTCAAGGCGCAGATCGACCCGACCACGCAGAAGTGGCTGTTCCTCGGCTTCTTCATCGCCTTCGCCATCAAGGCGCCGCTGTGGCCGTTCCACACCTGGCTGCCCGACGCCGCGGCGCAGGCGCCCGCCGGGGCCGCGGTGCTGCTGGTCGGCGTGCTGGACAAGGTCGGCACCTACGGGATGCTCCGCCTGTGCTTGGAGCTGTTCCCGGACGCCTCCAAGTTCTTCACCCCGCTGGTCCTGGTGCTCGCGGTCGTCGGCATCGTCTACGGCGCGATCGTCGCGATCGGCCAGACCGATATGAAGCGGCTCATCGCCTACACGTCGGTCTCGCACTTCGGGTTCATCGCGCTGGGCGTGTTCGCCATGACGCAGACCTCCGCCGCCGGCGCCACGCTCTACATGGTCAACCACGGCTTCTCGACCGGCGCGCTGTTCCTGATCGCCGGGTTCCTGATCTACCGCAGGGGCTCGGCCTACATCGCCGACTACGGCGGTGTGCAGAAGGTGGCGCCGGTGCTGGCCGGGGCGTTCTTGATCGCCGGCCTGTCGGCGCTGTCGCTGCCCGGCCTGTCGCCGTTCGTGAGCGAGCTGATGGTGCTGGTCGGCACCTTCTCCAGCAACGCTGTCGAGGGGGTCAACTACATCGTTCCCGCGGTCATCGCCACCACCGGTGTCATCCTCGCCGCGATCTACGTCCTGTGGATGTACAAGCGGGTGGCGGGCGGCCCGGCGACCGAGGCCGTCAGCGGGATGAAGGACCTCAACATCAGGGAGAGGCTGGTGATCGCGCCGCTGATCGCGCTGCTCATCGGTTTCGGCCTCTTCCCCAAGCCGCTGCTAGACGTGATCAATCCCGCGGTGGGCACGACGCTGGCCAACGTCTCAGTCAATGAGTCCGGGCCGGGGACGCCCGTCGCCGAGCAGGAAGGGACCGGCGAGTGA
- the nuoN gene encoding NADH-quinone oxidoreductase subunit NuoN gives MPMLLVFGAAVVGVLVEALAPQYLRKAVHMPLTLLSLLGAIVLIVVQATGEGVPTSASAMGAIAVDGPAMFIWAAILLLSFVSVLLINDDYQFIGQAASIPGSAEEDAAAAKGAHTEIYPLALFAVGGMMLFAAANDLLIMFVALEVMSLPLYLLCGLARRRRLLSQEASMKYFLLGAFSSAVFLYGMAMVYGYAGTVDLAGIDEALSRVGNQDTLLLIGMALLGVGLFFKIGAAPFQAWKPDVYQGAPTPITALMASGTLVAAFGAVLRVFWVALGGMEWTWQPVMWGVAILTMLVGAVLAITQTDIKRMLAYSSIAHAGFLLIGVVAVGERQQNAEALSGILFYLLVYGLATVGAFAIVTMVRDAGGEAGHLSRWAGLGKRSPFLAGTFAFLLLAFAGIPLTSGFFGKYAVFAPAVQSGATALVVIGVLSSAIAAFFYVRVIVLMFFSEPAPDGPTVAIPSVGTAAVVAVAVAATVVLGVYPEPVLELAGQAASTLFVR, from the coding sequence ATGCCGATGCTGCTCGTCTTCGGCGCCGCCGTCGTGGGCGTGCTGGTAGAGGCGCTGGCACCGCAGTACCTCCGCAAGGCGGTGCACATGCCGCTGACCCTGCTGTCGCTGCTCGGGGCGATCGTTTTGATCGTCGTCCAGGCGACCGGGGAGGGCGTGCCCACGTCGGCGTCGGCCATGGGTGCCATCGCCGTGGATGGGCCGGCCATGTTCATCTGGGCGGCCATCCTGCTGCTGTCGTTCGTGAGCGTGCTGCTCATCAACGACGACTACCAGTTCATCGGCCAGGCGGCGAGCATTCCCGGTTCGGCAGAGGAGGACGCCGCGGCCGCCAAGGGCGCGCACACCGAGATCTACCCGCTGGCGCTGTTCGCGGTCGGCGGCATGATGCTCTTCGCGGCGGCCAACGACTTGCTGATCATGTTCGTGGCCCTCGAGGTCATGTCGCTGCCGCTGTACCTCCTGTGCGGGCTGGCGCGTCGTCGCCGTCTGCTCTCTCAGGAGGCGTCGATGAAGTACTTCCTGCTCGGCGCCTTCTCCTCCGCCGTCTTCCTGTACGGCATGGCGATGGTGTACGGCTACGCCGGCACCGTCGATCTGGCGGGCATCGACGAGGCGTTGAGCCGGGTCGGTAACCAGGACACCCTGCTGCTGATCGGCATGGCCCTGCTCGGTGTGGGCCTGTTCTTCAAGATCGGTGCAGCGCCGTTCCAGGCGTGGAAGCCCGATGTCTACCAGGGCGCGCCCACCCCGATCACCGCTCTGATGGCCTCCGGCACGCTCGTCGCCGCGTTCGGCGCGGTGCTGCGTGTGTTCTGGGTGGCGCTGGGCGGCATGGAGTGGACCTGGCAGCCGGTCATGTGGGGTGTGGCGATCCTCACCATGCTGGTGGGTGCCGTCCTGGCCATCACCCAGACCGACATCAAGCGCATGCTGGCCTACTCCTCGATCGCGCACGCGGGCTTCCTGCTGATCGGCGTCGTGGCCGTCGGCGAGCGGCAGCAGAACGCCGAGGCGCTGTCCGGCATCCTGTTCTACCTGCTGGTTTACGGGCTGGCCACGGTGGGCGCGTTCGCGATCGTCACGATGGTGCGTGACGCCGGTGGCGAGGCCGGGCACCTGTCGCGCTGGGCGGGGCTCGGCAAGCGGTCGCCGTTCCTGGCGGGCACGTTCGCGTTCCTCTTGCTGGCGTTCGCCGGAATTCCGCTGACCTCCGGCTTCTTCGGCAAGTACGCGGTGTTCGCGCCGGCGGTGCAGAGCGGGGCGACGGCGCTGGTCGTCATCGGTGTGCTGAGCTCGGCGATCGCCGCGTTCTTCTACGTCCGGGTGATCGTGCTGATGTTCTTCAGCGAGCCGGCGCCGGACGGCCCGACGGTGGCGATCCCCAGTGTGGGGACCGCGGCCGTCGTCGCCGTCGCCGTGGCCGCTACCGTAGTGCTCGGGGTCTACCCCGAGCCTGTGCTGGAGCTCGCCGGCCAGGCGGCTTCGACGTTGTTCGTCCGGTAA
- a CDS encoding polyprenyl synthetase family protein: MAAPPVVDLPFIDERLSEDIAAGLAAVEKMLRSSVESEDAFITEASRHLIEAGGKRFRAMLVLLAAQFGNAAAPGVVPGAVVIELTHLATLYHDDVMDEARVRRGSPSANARWDNTVAILTGDYLFAQASEILADLGPELIRIQAQTFSRLVSGQIRETTGPRPGDDPIEHYIRVLADKTGSLIATSGRFGAMLAGAPADVVDRVTRACEAIGVAWQLGDDLLDVASSSSESGKTPGTDLREGVRTLPVLYVLADGGPSRLHTLLSGPVPEENLDEALELLRAHPAMDRARLELVRWADRAREDLAGLPDIPAKAAFMALCDYVVARSG, encoded by the coding sequence ATGGCCGCGCCGCCCGTTGTTGACCTGCCTTTCATCGACGAGCGGTTGTCAGAGGACATCGCGGCTGGGCTTGCGGCGGTCGAGAAGATGCTGCGCTCCTCGGTGGAGAGCGAGGACGCCTTCATCACCGAGGCATCCCGGCATCTGATCGAAGCCGGCGGCAAGCGGTTCCGAGCGATGCTCGTGCTGCTGGCCGCGCAGTTCGGCAACGCCGCGGCGCCGGGCGTGGTGCCCGGCGCCGTGGTGATCGAGCTGACCCACCTGGCGACTCTCTACCACGATGACGTCATGGACGAGGCCAGGGTGCGCCGGGGATCGCCGTCGGCCAACGCCCGCTGGGACAACACGGTGGCGATCCTCACCGGCGACTACCTGTTCGCCCAGGCGTCTGAGATCCTGGCCGATCTCGGCCCCGAGCTGATCAGGATTCAGGCGCAGACGTTCTCGCGTCTGGTGAGCGGTCAGATCCGGGAGACGACCGGGCCGCGTCCCGGCGACGACCCGATCGAGCACTACATCCGGGTGCTCGCCGACAAGACCGGTTCGCTGATCGCCACCTCGGGTCGGTTCGGCGCCATGCTGGCGGGTGCCCCCGCCGACGTCGTCGACCGGGTGACCCGCGCCTGCGAGGCCATCGGGGTGGCCTGGCAGCTCGGCGACGACCTGCTGGACGTCGCGTCCTCGTCGAGTGAGAGCGGCAAGACGCCCGGCACGGATCTGCGTGAGGGCGTCCGTACGCTGCCCGTGCTGTACGTGCTGGCCGACGGCGGGCCGTCCAGACTCCACACGCTGCTGTCCGGGCCGGTCCCGGAGGAGAACCTCGACGAGGCGCTGGAGCTGCTGCGGGCCCACCCCGCGATGGATCGGGCCAGGCTGGAGCTCGTCCGCTGGGCCGACCGCGCCCGTGAGGACCTCGCCGGGCTGCCCGACATCCCCGCCAAGGCCGCGTTCATGGCCCTGTGCGATTACGTGGTGGCCCGTTCCGGCTGA
- the rarD gene encoding EamA family transporter RarD, whose product MPDEHRRGLLYGVLAYTMWGVFPLYWPLLEPSTPVEILAHRMVWSLVAVLAILALRRHWSWFLPLVRQPRTMALLGLAGLIIAVNWGTYIFAVNTGRVVESALGYFINPLVSVVFGVLLLRERLRRWQWVAVGLGAVAVVVLTVDYGRPPWIALVLAMSFGTYGLVKKKANVGAAESLTMESLVLLVPALAYLGTLEASGTASFGAHGIGHTLMLLSSGIVTAVPLLCFSAAAIRIPLTVIGLLQYIAPVLQFLCGVLIVREAMPVGRWIGFAIVWVALAVFTWEGLRHAHHTRREEQRRLAHATR is encoded by the coding sequence ATGCCTGATGAACACCGCCGTGGTCTTCTCTACGGCGTCCTGGCCTACACCATGTGGGGCGTCTTCCCCCTCTACTGGCCCCTGCTCGAACCGAGCACGCCCGTGGAGATCCTCGCGCACCGGATGGTGTGGTCGCTCGTCGCCGTACTGGCGATCCTCGCGCTCCGGCGCCACTGGTCCTGGTTTCTCCCCCTGGTACGGCAACCGCGCACCATGGCCCTCCTGGGACTCGCGGGGTTGATCATCGCGGTGAACTGGGGCACCTACATCTTCGCCGTCAACACCGGCCGGGTGGTGGAAAGCGCCCTCGGCTACTTCATCAATCCGCTGGTCAGCGTGGTCTTCGGCGTGCTGCTGCTCCGTGAACGGCTGCGCCGCTGGCAGTGGGTGGCGGTCGGCCTCGGCGCGGTGGCCGTGGTCGTGCTGACCGTCGACTACGGCAGGCCGCCCTGGATCGCCCTGGTGCTGGCGATGTCCTTCGGCACCTACGGCCTGGTCAAGAAGAAGGCGAACGTGGGAGCCGCGGAAAGCCTGACGATGGAATCGCTGGTACTGCTCGTACCCGCCCTGGCGTACCTGGGGACGCTGGAGGCGTCCGGTACGGCGAGCTTCGGCGCCCACGGCATCGGCCACACGCTGATGCTGCTCTCCTCCGGGATCGTGACCGCCGTTCCCCTGCTGTGCTTCTCCGCGGCCGCGATCCGCATCCCCCTGACGGTGATCGGACTGCTGCAGTACATCGCACCCGTGCTGCAGTTCCTGTGCGGCGTGCTGATCGTGCGCGAGGCGATGCCCGTCGGCCGGTGGATCGGCTTCGCCATCGTATGGGTGGCGCTGGCCGTCTTCACCTGGGAAGGCCTGCGGCACGCCCACCACACGCGCCGCGAAGAGCAGCGCCGCCTGGCACACGCCACCCGCTGA
- the msrA gene encoding peptide-methionine (S)-S-oxide reductase MsrA: MGWLFGRHKTTMVSAEDALPGRDTPMPVPERHLVLGTPLTPPYPAHAEIADFGLGCFWGAERKFWQTPGVITTAVGYQGGYTPNPTYEEVCTGLTGHAEVVRVVYDPAKVTYEKLLKVFWEAHDPTQGMRQGNDIGTQYRSAIYYHTPEQERAAKASRDAYQKVLTAAGYSDITTEIAPAPPFYFAEDYHQQYLHRVPDGYCGLGGTGVSCPVGLTSGEA; this comes from the coding sequence ATGGGCTGGCTGTTCGGTAGGCACAAGACGACCATGGTGAGCGCGGAGGACGCCCTCCCCGGCCGGGACACTCCCATGCCGGTTCCCGAGCGGCACCTGGTACTCGGCACGCCTCTCACCCCGCCGTACCCGGCACACGCCGAGATCGCCGACTTCGGCCTCGGCTGCTTCTGGGGCGCGGAGCGCAAGTTCTGGCAGACACCCGGCGTCATCACCACCGCCGTGGGCTACCAGGGGGGGTACACCCCCAACCCCACCTACGAGGAGGTCTGCACCGGCCTCACCGGCCACGCCGAGGTCGTGCGCGTCGTCTACGACCCCGCCAAGGTCACCTACGAGAAACTGCTGAAGGTCTTCTGGGAGGCCCACGACCCCACGCAGGGCATGCGCCAGGGCAACGACATCGGCACCCAGTACCGCTCCGCGATCTACTACCACACCCCGGAGCAGGAGAGGGCGGCCAAGGCGTCCCGTGACGCCTACCAGAAGGTCCTCACCGCCGCCGGGTACTCCGACATCACCACGGAGATCGCCCCGGCCCCGCCCTTCTACTTCGCCGAGGACTACCACCAGCAGTACCTCCACCGGGTGCCCGACGGCTACTGCGGCCTGGGCGGAACCGGGGTCTCCTGTCCGGTCGGTCTCACCTCCGGCGAGGCCTGA